One window of the Rhipicephalus microplus isolate Deutch F79 chromosome 2, USDA_Rmic, whole genome shotgun sequence genome contains the following:
- the LOC142786534 gene encoding uncharacterized protein LOC142786534 yields the protein MGDGAWRGNHRLGSHDGGTEAGAQWSSYDVGLPALAAGFVTGALHMWLLKPPYVVRRSAAAAAGACLGTLLVSCFVNVQRDARIVKEASWQPEPAWSCNDGEGRPAYNDELPRGPRRPRKAVGLKNFRMDDA from the exons ATGGGCGATGGTGCCTGGCGGGGAAACCACCGTCTGGGGAGTCACGACGGAGGCACCGAGGCGGGCGCCCAGTGGTCCTCCTACGACGTCGGGCTGCCGGCGTTGGCCGCGGGCTTCGTCACCGGAGCGCTGCACATGTGGCTGCTGAAACCACCATACGTGGTCCGCAGGAGTGCAGCCGCTGCTGCCGGTGCCTGCCTGGGCACCCTCCTCGTCAGCTGCTTTGTCAACGTCCAGCGGGATGCCAGGATCGTTA AAGAGGCATCCTGGCAGCCGGAGCCGGCATGGTCATGTAACGATGGCGAGGGCCGACCAGCGTACAACGACGAATTGCCGAGGGGACCGAGGAGGCCGCGGAAGGCCGTCGGCCTGAAGAACTTCCGCATGGACGACGCCTAA